A genomic window from Sulfurimonas paralvinellae includes:
- a CDS encoding RluA family pseudouridine synthase: MPFVKKKFVAQKKQRAFLYLMNELGYTQKEAQRLIAKGRLLVNGEPLTKAGGDIEGEFEFIYFEPITKGLQPTFETEEFVVFDKPSGVLIHPQNRNTPYSLIDELKYQYGRDANITHRIDQETSGLVLCAKNKTSERDIKIMFQERDMKKTYLAMVHGEFPETLCVEAPLLRAEDESAIVRMVVRVDESGKVSKTDFKLLKYFPELDMSLVACKPHTGRQHQIRVHLFHVKHPIVGDPIYGQDENDIVKFLDKELSQEERFSKSGSQRLLLHASELEFDLYGEKYNIKSHVNFEALALQYIHNIH, translated from the coding sequence TTGCCATTTGTAAAAAAGAAATTTGTAGCGCAAAAGAAACAGAGAGCTTTTCTCTATCTAATGAATGAATTGGGTTACACACAAAAAGAAGCGCAGCGTCTTATTGCTAAAGGCAGACTACTTGTCAATGGTGAGCCGCTTACAAAAGCGGGTGGAGATATTGAAGGTGAATTTGAATTTATCTACTTTGAACCGATCACGAAAGGATTGCAGCCTACATTTGAAACTGAGGAGTTTGTTGTTTTTGACAAACCAAGCGGAGTGCTTATTCATCCCCAAAATAGAAATACACCCTACTCTTTAATAGATGAGCTGAAGTATCAATATGGACGTGATGCAAATATTACACATAGAATAGATCAGGAGACAAGCGGTCTTGTTCTTTGTGCTAAAAACAAAACAAGCGAAAGAGACATTAAGATAATGTTTCAGGAGAGAGATATGAAAAAAACATATCTTGCTATGGTTCACGGAGAGTTTCCAGAGACGCTTTGTGTTGAAGCTCCGCTTTTGAGAGCAGAAGATGAGAGTGCAATTGTAAGAATGGTTGTTCGTGTAGATGAAAGCGGTAAAGTATCAAAAACAGATTTTAAACTTTTAAAATATTTTCCGGAATTAGATATGAGCTTGGTTGCGTGTAAACCGCATACCGGAAGACAGCATCAGATACGTGTTCATTTGTTTCACGTGAAACATCCAATCGTCGGTGATCCAATATATGGACAAGATGAAAATGATATTGTTAAATTTTTAGATAAAGAACTTTCTCAAGAAGAGCGATTTTCTAAAAGCGGGTCTCAAAGGCTGTTGTTGCATGCAAGTGAATTAGAGTTTGATCTTTATGGAGAAAAATATAATATTAAAAGCCATGTGAATTTTGAAGCCTTAGCACTCCAATATATACATAATATTCACTAA
- the purB gene encoding adenylosuccinate lyase yields the protein MVDRYSRPEMADKWTYQAKYQAWLDVEKAVVKAWARLGKIPQEDADKIVKNASFDIKRIDEIEAVTRHDLIAFTTSVAETLGDESRWFHYGMTSSDTIDTAVALQMKDSLALIIEDVKMLMESIKKRAMEHKMTLMVGRSHGIHGEPITFGLVLAVWYDEMARHLENLEQTMDVISVGQVSGAMGNFAHAPLELEEYTCEELGLKPAPASNQVIQRDRYARLASALALMASSIEKFAVQVRHWQRTEVYECEEYFAKGQKGSSAMPHKRNPILTENITGLARMIRAYANPAMENVALWHERDISHSSTERFWLPDAFVTSDFMLHRMNNVIANLTVYPENMMKNLNLTGGLVFSQRVLLELPLQGVSREDAYRIVQRNAMKVWEEIQQGRPTTNEKGESLYLNHLLADEELRSKLSEEQIRECFNYDYYTKNVDKIFARVFK from the coding sequence ATGGTAGATAGATACTCACGTCCAGAAATGGCAGACAAATGGACTTATCAAGCAAAATACCAAGCTTGGTTAGATGTAGAAAAAGCGGTTGTAAAAGCTTGGGCGAGACTTGGAAAGATTCCTCAGGAAGATGCAGACAAGATCGTTAAAAATGCAAGTTTTGATATTAAACGTATTGATGAAATAGAAGCGGTCACTCGTCACGACCTCATTGCATTCACTACTTCTGTAGCAGAGACGCTTGGCGATGAATCACGATGGTTTCACTATGGTATGACATCATCAGATACGATCGATACAGCTGTTGCCCTTCAAATGAAAGATTCCCTTGCTCTCATCATTGAAGATGTGAAAATGCTAATGGAATCTATCAAAAAACGCGCAATGGAACATAAGATGACTTTAATGGTAGGACGCTCACACGGTATTCACGGTGAGCCTATCACTTTTGGTCTTGTACTTGCTGTCTGGTATGATGAGATGGCACGTCATTTAGAGAATCTTGAACAGACTATGGACGTGATCTCTGTGGGACAGGTAAGTGGCGCAATGGGTAATTTTGCTCACGCACCATTAGAACTTGAAGAGTACACTTGTGAAGAGCTTGGGCTAAAACCTGCTCCTGCATCAAACCAAGTCATCCAGCGTGACCGTTATGCCCGCCTTGCATCTGCTTTGGCACTTATGGCCTCTTCCATTGAAAAATTCGCTGTACAGGTTCGCCACTGGCAAAGAACAGAAGTGTATGAGTGTGAAGAGTATTTTGCAAAGGGACAAAAAGGTTCATCGGCAATGCCGCACAAACGTAATCCTATACTTACAGAAAACATTACAGGTCTTGCCCGCATGATTCGTGCCTATGCAAATCCTGCTATGGAAAATGTGGCACTCTGGCATGAACGTGATATCTCTCACTCATCTACTGAACGCTTCTGGCTTCCTGATGCTTTTGTTACATCTGACTTTATGCTCCATCGTATGAATAATGTTATAGCAAACCTGACCGTCTATCCTGAAAACATGATGAAAAATCTCAATCTGACAGGCGGACTTGTCTTTTCTCAACGTGTTCTTCTTGAACTTCCTCTTCAAGGTGTCTCACGTGAAGATGCTTACAGAATAGTTCAAAGAAACGCTATGAAGGTTTGGGAAGAGATTCAACAGGGTCGTCCGACTACAAATGAAAAGGGTGAATCACTATACCTGAATCACCTCTTGGCAGATGAAGAACTCAGAAGCAAACTCTCTGAAGAACAGATTCGTGAATGTTTTAATTATGACTACTACACAAAAAATGTAGACAAAATTTTCGCAAGAGTTTTTAAATAG